The following proteins are encoded in a genomic region of Laspinema palackyanum D2c:
- a CDS encoding SulP family inorganic anion transporter: MNSRRLRQEWFSNVRADLLAGAVVGLALIPEAIAFSIIAGVDPKVGLYASFIIAVMTAFLGGRPGSISAATGAMALLMIDLVQDHGLSYLFAATLLTGIIQVVFGFLKLGRQMKYVPRAVTIGYINALAVLIFLAQLPQLTDVPLAVYVLTGLSLAIIYILPRFTKAVPSPLVALAVMTIAAIALKLEVPRVGDMGELPTALPFFALPQVPLTLETLQIIFPYSLTLAIVGLLASFLTASLVDELTDTPSDKNQEAKGQGIANIVTGFFGGMAGCGMIGQSVINVQSGGRGRLSTLASGVFLLFAILVLQDWVKQMPMATLVAVMIMVSIGTFRWSSFKNIPRIPRSETLVMLTTMFVTIFTRNFALGVVTGIVMSTVFFSRKIADLVFVDKVLSTDGTHRIYKVTGQIFFLSKEDFLASFDFTELVDRVTVDLTHAHLWDQGSVEMLDKIVIKFRRNGTDVELIGLNQASATLYDKLATYKQPDLSPKSDLGKEQNEAEYLSHHSQ; this comes from the coding sequence TTGAACAGTCGCAGACTCAGACAAGAGTGGTTTTCCAATGTGCGCGCGGATTTGTTGGCGGGTGCAGTGGTGGGTTTGGCGTTGATTCCCGAGGCGATCGCCTTTTCAATTATTGCTGGAGTTGATCCCAAAGTTGGACTCTATGCCTCTTTTATTATTGCCGTAATGACTGCCTTTTTAGGAGGTAGACCCGGGTCGATTTCGGCAGCGACGGGGGCGATGGCGTTGCTGATGATTGATTTGGTCCAGGATCATGGATTGTCCTATTTATTTGCAGCAACCTTGTTGACGGGAATTATCCAAGTTGTGTTTGGGTTTCTCAAACTGGGACGGCAGATGAAATACGTTCCCCGGGCGGTGACTATTGGCTATATTAATGCGTTGGCGGTGTTAATTTTTCTGGCCCAGTTGCCACAATTGACGGATGTTCCTCTGGCAGTTTATGTGCTTACAGGTCTGTCTTTGGCGATTATTTATATTTTGCCTCGGTTTACGAAAGCGGTGCCATCTCCGTTGGTGGCATTGGCGGTGATGACGATCGCCGCGATCGCCCTCAAATTAGAAGTCCCCAGGGTCGGTGATATGGGCGAATTACCCACTGCCTTACCCTTCTTTGCCTTGCCACAAGTTCCGCTGACTTTAGAAACCTTACAGATTATTTTTCCCTATTCTCTAACCTTGGCAATTGTCGGGTTATTGGCCTCATTTCTCACCGCTTCCTTGGTGGATGAACTAACGGATACGCCGAGTGATAAAAACCAAGAAGCTAAAGGACAAGGAATTGCCAATATTGTGACGGGGTTTTTTGGTGGCATGGCCGGATGTGGGATGATTGGACAATCGGTGATTAATGTCCAATCCGGGGGACGAGGACGGTTATCAACCCTCGCTTCTGGGGTGTTTCTCTTATTTGCAATTCTGGTGTTGCAAGATTGGGTGAAGCAAATGCCGATGGCGACTTTGGTTGCCGTGATGATTATGGTCTCTATTGGGACATTTCGTTGGTCCTCGTTTAAAAATATTCCCCGGATTCCTCGCAGTGAAACCTTGGTCATGTTAACTACCATGTTCGTGACCATTTTTACGCGAAATTTTGCCTTGGGTGTGGTGACAGGAATTGTCATGAGTACGGTGTTCTTCTCCCGCAAAATTGCCGATTTGGTGTTTGTGGATAAGGTTCTGAGCACCGATGGAACACACCGGATTTATAAGGTGACAGGACAGATTTTCTTCTTATCTAAGGAAGACTTTCTGGCGTCATTTGATTTTACTGAACTGGTCGATCGCGTCACCGTAGATTTAACTCACGCCCATCTTTGGGACCAAGGGTCTGTGGAAATGCTGGATAAGATTGTGATTAAATTCCGCCGCAATGGAACTGACGTAGAATTAATCGGTTTAAATCAAGCCAGTGCAACGTTGTACGACAAATTGGCCACCTACAAACAACCGGATCTCTCCCCTAAATCTGACCTGGGGAAAGAACAGAACGAAGCCGAATATCTATCCCATCATTCCCAGTAA
- a CDS encoding ribulose bisphosphate carboxylase small subunit, translated as MTYYIAPRFLNKLAVHITKNFLDLPGINAPLILGIHGHKGEGKSFQCELVFKRMKVQAIHLSAGELESPDAGDPSRLVRFRYREAADIISKHGKLAVLMINDIDAGAGRVDSGTQYTVNTQLVNATLMNIADNPTNVQLPGSYDSEPLPRVPIIVTGNDFGTLYAPLVRDGRMDKFYWEPNREDRLEIVNGIFTPDGLTRGQIEQLVAKFEGQSIDFFSALRASIYDEQILAFIEQTGFDKIGLKVANSTEKHSFIKPDFRLEHLMEKGEQMVKEQQHIQELRLVAAYNRSLAESNTAQRYGFMPGQPPASGNGIRQENRGSNTQPTASNGSPSAELSRPQNKPQSATAALDSDAVQQIRQLVSQGYPIGIEHVDRRRFRTGSWQSCGCIQTGNESEAIAALESCLGNYAGEYVRLFGIDGNKHRVMETIVQRPNS; from the coding sequence ATGACTTACTATATTGCTCCCAGATTCCTCAACAAATTAGCGGTTCATATTACCAAGAATTTCCTGGATTTACCGGGTATTAACGCCCCACTAATTTTAGGAATTCATGGTCACAAAGGAGAAGGAAAATCCTTCCAATGTGAATTAGTTTTCAAACGGATGAAAGTCCAAGCGATTCATCTATCCGCTGGGGAATTAGAAAGCCCGGATGCCGGGGACCCTTCTAGGTTGGTGCGTTTTCGGTATCGAGAAGCAGCGGATATTATTAGCAAACATGGCAAATTAGCCGTCTTAATGATTAATGATATTGATGCCGGTGCCGGACGAGTGGATAGCGGAACCCAATACACCGTTAATACGCAATTAGTCAATGCCACATTGATGAATATTGCCGATAATCCCACCAATGTTCAACTTCCAGGTAGCTACGATAGTGAACCCTTGCCTCGGGTGCCGATTATTGTAACTGGGAATGACTTTGGAACCCTGTATGCACCCTTGGTCCGCGATGGACGCATGGACAAATTTTATTGGGAACCCAATCGCGAGGACCGATTAGAAATTGTCAATGGAATTTTCACCCCCGATGGACTGACCCGAGGGCAAATTGAACAACTGGTGGCTAAATTTGAAGGTCAATCTATTGACTTTTTTAGTGCTTTGCGCGCCAGTATTTATGACGAGCAGATTTTGGCTTTTATTGAACAAACCGGCTTTGATAAAATTGGCCTAAAAGTTGCCAATAGCACGGAAAAACATAGCTTTATTAAACCTGATTTCCGTCTGGAACACCTGATGGAGAAAGGGGAACAAATGGTGAAGGAACAGCAACATATTCAAGAGTTGCGATTGGTTGCGGCTTATAACCGTTCTTTGGCAGAAAGTAACACCGCACAACGCTATGGATTTATGCCGGGACAACCCCCTGCCTCGGGGAATGGAATCCGTCAGGAAAATCGGGGTTCTAACACTCAACCAACAGCATCCAACGGTTCTCCCTCTGCGGAGTTGTCTCGTCCCCAAAACAAACCTCAATCGGCTACTGCCGCCTTAGATTCGGATGCGGTGCAACAAATCCGACAGTTAGTGTCACAAGGTTATCCCATTGGTATCGAACACGTCGATCGCCGTCGGTTTAGAACCGGGTCCTGGCAAAGTTGTGGATGCATTCAAACCGGAAATGAATCCGAGGCGATCGCCGCCTTAGAATCCTGTTTAGGAAACTATGCCGGGGAATATGTGCGCCTATTTGGGATTGATGGAAATAAGCATCGAGTAATGGAAACCATCGTTCAACGTCCTAATTCCTAA
- a CDS encoding universal stress protein, whose amino-acid sequence MKKILICTDGSPFAETSYRYGAYFARKLEAEIDVLSVTDIRSQQAVSTGNLSGSIGIDASENLLNRLVELEHEKAKINHQRAKLILQTAASCLKSEGVDRINLIHKTGFLVDCLDEFEASSDLIVLGKRGESASFASSHLGANLERIVRSSRKPCLVVPLEYQPIDRVLLAYDGSPTGQKMLQFIRESPLFKGVDLHIVKVATSKDSPTANPRLQEAEQALQGSGFKPVICRLEGEPEKAIASYITEQNIGFLLMGAYGHSRIRHLVIGSTTAQMLRSSNIPVLLFR is encoded by the coding sequence ATGAAAAAGATTTTGATTTGCACTGATGGATCGCCCTTTGCGGAAACTAGCTATCGGTATGGCGCTTATTTTGCCAGAAAACTAGAGGCAGAAATTGATGTATTGTCTGTGACGGATATTCGCAGTCAGCAGGCTGTTTCGACGGGAAATTTAAGCGGCAGTATTGGGATTGATGCCTCGGAAAATTTGCTGAATCGGTTGGTGGAGTTGGAACATGAAAAAGCCAAAATTAACCACCAACGGGCCAAACTTATTTTACAAACTGCTGCGAGTTGTCTCAAATCGGAAGGAGTCGATCGCATCAATCTGATCCATAAAACCGGCTTTTTGGTGGATTGCTTGGATGAGTTTGAGGCGAGTTCTGATTTAATTGTCCTAGGGAAACGAGGGGAATCGGCGAGTTTTGCTTCGAGTCATTTAGGGGCGAATTTAGAACGGATTGTCCGAAGTAGCCGGAAGCCTTGCTTGGTAGTTCCGCTGGAATATCAACCGATTGACCGTGTATTGTTGGCTTATGATGGCAGTCCTACGGGGCAGAAAATGCTGCAATTTATTCGGGAATCCCCGTTATTTAAGGGGGTGGACCTGCATATTGTGAAGGTGGCTACAAGTAAGGACAGTCCCACGGCAAATCCCAGATTGCAGGAAGCAGAACAAGCTTTGCAAGGGTCTGGATTTAAGCCGGTGATTTGCCGTTTAGAAGGGGAACCAGAAAAGGCGATCGCCTCCTATATTACCGAACAAAATATCGGTTTTTTACTCATGGGTGCCTATGGTCATAGTCGGATTCGTCATTTAGTCATCGGCAGTACCACTGCCCAAATGTTGAGAAGTAGCAATATTCCGGTATTATTATTTCGTTAG
- the bicA gene encoding bicarbonate transporter BicA — MQMINTIHFGNVKGDLFGGLTAAVVALPMSLAFGIASGAGASAGLWGAILVGFFAAVFGGTPSLISEPTGPMTVIVTAVIAELMAKNPENGLAMAFTVVMMGGVFQILFGVLRLGKYITMLPYNVISGFMTGIGVILIFLQLAPFIGQKTPAGGVIGVLKNFPNLIANINPLETILGIITLAILFLYPAKLKRFMPPQLVALVIGTGISLIFFRGMEIRTIATIGEITPGLPTLQIPTFTADNLRLMFVNAMVLGIVGSIDCLLTCLVADSLTRTEHKSNKELIGQGIANLITGLCGGIAGSGATTATVVSIQAGGRTALAGITRALVLLIVVLWAAPLTSVIPLAVLAGIVLKVGINIIDWGFLKRVHKISWKAAGIVYSVVLLTVFVDLMVAVAVGVFIANILTIERLDELQSKSVKAITDADDQIVLTEEEKQVLDLANGRVLLFHLSGPMIFGVAKAIAREHNAIANYDVLIVDLGEVPILGVTSSLAIENAIQEAIDAGRDVIVVGATGKVKRRLEKLGIAGLIPGNHWMGDRLTALKEGLSMVREKQSVSYNELQQPFSPISES, encoded by the coding sequence ATGCAGATGATCAATACGATTCATTTTGGTAACGTCAAAGGCGATCTTTTTGGAGGGTTAACGGCAGCAGTTGTCGCCTTACCGATGTCCCTTGCGTTTGGGATTGCTTCAGGGGCCGGTGCTTCTGCTGGGTTATGGGGGGCGATATTAGTCGGCTTTTTCGCCGCTGTATTTGGCGGGACTCCCAGTCTGATTTCTGAACCCACAGGACCGATGACGGTTATTGTGACCGCAGTCATTGCCGAATTGATGGCCAAGAACCCAGAAAATGGGCTGGCGATGGCATTTACGGTGGTGATGATGGGGGGGGTTTTCCAAATTCTCTTTGGTGTGTTGCGATTAGGGAAGTATATTACCATGCTTCCTTATAACGTAATTTCCGGCTTTATGACGGGAATTGGCGTGATTCTAATTTTCCTGCAACTTGCTCCCTTTATTGGTCAAAAAACGCCTGCGGGGGGGGTGATTGGTGTTCTCAAGAATTTCCCGAATCTCATTGCAAATATTAATCCTTTGGAAACGATTTTAGGGATAATAACTCTCGCGATTCTATTCCTTTACCCGGCTAAACTGAAACGGTTTATGCCTCCGCAACTGGTGGCTTTAGTGATTGGAACGGGAATTTCTTTGATTTTCTTTCGCGGCATGGAGATTCGCACCATTGCCACGATTGGAGAAATCACACCGGGGTTACCCACACTCCAGATCCCGACATTTACTGCGGACAATTTGCGGTTAATGTTTGTGAATGCGATGGTTTTGGGGATTGTAGGTTCGATTGATTGTCTGTTAACTTGTTTGGTGGCTGACAGTTTGACCCGGACCGAACATAAATCGAATAAAGAATTAATTGGTCAAGGGATTGCGAATTTAATTACTGGTTTATGCGGTGGGATTGCTGGTTCTGGGGCAACGACAGCAACGGTAGTGAGTATTCAAGCGGGGGGAAGAACCGCATTAGCCGGGATTACTCGGGCTTTAGTATTGTTGATTGTTGTTTTGTGGGCGGCCCCTTTAACTTCGGTGATTCCCTTGGCGGTGTTAGCGGGAATTGTTCTCAAGGTCGGGATTAATATTATTGATTGGGGGTTCTTGAAACGGGTTCATAAAATTTCTTGGAAAGCTGCGGGGATTGTTTATAGTGTCGTGTTACTCACGGTGTTTGTCGATTTAATGGTCGCGGTGGCCGTGGGGGTATTTATTGCGAATATTTTGACGATTGAGCGTTTGGATGAACTGCAATCTAAATCAGTGAAAGCGATTACTGATGCGGATGACCAAATTGTGTTGACGGAAGAGGAAAAACAGGTTTTAGATTTAGCGAATGGGCGGGTTTTACTGTTCCATTTGAGTGGACCGATGATTTTTGGGGTGGCGAAAGCGATCGCCCGGGAACATAATGCGATCGCCAATTATGATGTGCTAATTGTGGATTTGGGTGAAGTGCCGATTTTAGGCGTGACTTCTTCCCTGGCGATTGAAAATGCCATCCAAGAGGCGATCGATGCCGGACGGGATGTGATTGTTGTCGGTGCAACGGGTAAAGTAAAACGACGCTTAGAAAAATTGGGGATTGCCGGGTTAATTCCCGGGAACCACTGGATGGGCGATCGCCTAACGGCCCTCAAAGAAGGGTTATCGATGGTTCGAGAGAAACAAAGCGTTAGCTATAATGAACTTCAGCAACCCTTTTCACCCATTTCTGAGTCTTAA
- the prfC gene encoding peptide chain release factor 3 — MQPEQTQSNSPDDRLNWEVNRRRNFAIISHPDAGKTTLTEKLLLYGGAIQEAGAVKAKRAQRSATSDWMAMEQQRGISITSTVLQFQYQEHLLNLLDTPGHQDFSEDTYRTLAAADNAVMLIDAAKGLETQTRKLFEVCRMRQLPIFTFINKLDRPSLSPLELIDEIEQELGLSTYVVNWPIGTGDQFRGVVDRRQQKIHLFEKSASHGSKKATDTVIPIGDPRLESLIEPELYQQLQDDLELLDGVSPELDLGAIHQGQLTPVFFGSAMNNFGVELFLEAFLDYAIAPAPHDSDQGEIPPTYPEFSGFVFKLQANMDPKHRDRVAFLRVCSGQFEKDMVVTHTRTGKTIRLSRPQKLFAQDRETVEVAYAGDVVGLNNPGSFAIGDTVCMGKPIRYPEIPSFSPELFAFLKNADPTKYKNFNKGVSELQEEGAVQILNSTDESKRDPILAAVGQLQFEVVQFRLINEYGVETRLEILPYSVARWVVGGWETLEKVGRLFNTFIAKDRWDRPVLLFNNQWNLDQNLADHPELKVSPIALPPT; from the coding sequence ATGCAACCTGAACAAACCCAGAGTAATTCCCCAGACGATCGCCTCAATTGGGAAGTGAATCGTCGCCGGAATTTTGCCATCATTTCTCACCCCGACGCTGGTAAAACCACCCTGACAGAAAAACTCTTGCTGTATGGAGGGGCAATCCAAGAAGCAGGGGCAGTTAAAGCAAAACGGGCGCAACGTAGCGCCACCTCAGACTGGATGGCAATGGAACAACAGCGGGGGATTTCGATTACTTCCACGGTTCTACAATTTCAGTATCAAGAACATTTACTGAATCTGTTAGATACCCCCGGACACCAAGATTTTAGTGAAGATACTTATCGGACTTTGGCAGCAGCAGATAATGCGGTGATGCTCATTGATGCGGCCAAAGGTTTAGAAACTCAAACTCGAAAACTGTTTGAAGTCTGCCGAATGCGGCAACTTCCGATTTTTACCTTCATTAATAAACTTGATCGCCCGAGTTTATCACCTCTGGAGTTGATTGATGAAATTGAGCAGGAATTAGGGTTAAGCACCTATGTGGTGAATTGGCCGATCGGGACGGGGGATCAGTTTCGGGGTGTGGTCGATCGCCGCCAACAAAAAATTCACCTGTTTGAAAAAAGTGCTTCCCACGGTAGCAAGAAAGCGACGGATACAGTCATTCCCATCGGTGACCCTCGCCTAGAATCCTTGATAGAACCGGAGTTGTATCAGCAACTTCAGGATGATTTAGAATTGCTGGATGGAGTCAGTCCGGAACTGGATTTAGGGGCGATTCATCAAGGCCAATTAACCCCGGTGTTCTTTGGTAGCGCCATGAATAACTTTGGGGTAGAGTTATTTTTGGAAGCCTTTTTAGACTATGCGATCGCCCCGGCCCCCCATGACAGTGACCAGGGAGAAATTCCCCCAACCTATCCAGAATTTTCCGGATTTGTGTTCAAATTGCAGGCGAACATGGACCCGAAACATCGCGATCGCGTCGCCTTTTTGCGCGTCTGTTCCGGTCAGTTTGAAAAAGACATGGTGGTAACCCATACCCGTACCGGCAAGACCATTCGCCTCTCCCGTCCGCAGAAATTATTTGCCCAGGACCGGGAAACCGTAGAAGTCGCCTATGCTGGGGATGTAGTCGGATTAAATAATCCAGGTAGCTTTGCGATCGGGGACACAGTTTGCATGGGGAAACCAATTCGCTATCCGGAAATTCCCTCCTTTTCTCCAGAACTGTTTGCCTTCCTCAAAAATGCTGACCCGACGAAGTATAAAAACTTCAACAAAGGCGTGTCAGAATTGCAAGAAGAAGGGGCTGTACAAATCCTCAACTCCACCGATGAAAGTAAGCGCGATCCGATTTTAGCCGCCGTGGGACAACTCCAATTTGAAGTCGTCCAATTCCGGTTAATCAATGAATATGGGGTAGAAACTCGACTAGAAATTTTACCCTATTCCGTTGCCCGATGGGTCGTGGGAGGTTGGGAAACCTTAGAAAAAGTCGGTCGCCTCTTTAACACCTTTATCGCCAAAGACCGCTGGGACCGTCCTGTTTTATTGTTCAACAATCAATGGAATTTGGACCAAAACTTGGCCGACCATCCTGAACTCAAAGTTAGCCCGATCGCCCTACCTCCCACCTAA